From one Candidatus Hydrogenedentota bacterium genomic stretch:
- a CDS encoding glycerate kinase, whose protein sequence is MKLVIAPDSFKEVAPAEAVAEAVARGWAAVWPDTELVLVPMADGGEGTLEALAGGGRGELVELEVTGPMGAPVQACFGLLDGGGTAVIEAAQANGLHLVPEARRDPSRATTRGVGELIRAALDRGARRLIIGVGGSATNDGGAGMARALGVTLCGAEGRELPDGGGALGELYRVDCAGLDTRLAQTELWVACDVDNPLCGPSGASLVYGPQKGADPAMAARLDRALARFAAVVERDTGIVLRDLPGAGAAGGLAAGLVAFCGARLTPGVELVAREAGLEGHVRDADLVITGEGSLDGQSLRGKVPVGVARIAARHGVPVIALAGRIAGSLDGLYAEGVTAAFALAEGPMTREESMRDTLALAERKAAMIARLWRAAGVSTFFGVIECPKRDGDIQPTQRRRPE, encoded by the coding sequence ATGAAACTCGTGATTGCGCCAGACTCATTCAAGGAGGTCGCCCCCGCCGAAGCGGTGGCGGAGGCGGTCGCGCGCGGCTGGGCGGCGGTGTGGCCGGATACGGAACTGGTCCTGGTGCCCATGGCGGACGGGGGCGAGGGCACATTGGAGGCGTTGGCGGGCGGCGGGCGCGGTGAACTGGTGGAACTGGAGGTGACGGGGCCGATGGGGGCGCCGGTTCAGGCCTGTTTCGGCCTGCTGGACGGGGGGGGCACGGCGGTTATCGAGGCGGCCCAGGCCAACGGATTGCATCTGGTGCCGGAGGCGCGGCGGGACCCGTCGCGGGCCACCACACGGGGCGTGGGGGAACTCATCCGCGCCGCGCTGGACCGGGGCGCGCGGCGGCTGATTATCGGGGTGGGGGGAAGCGCCACGAACGACGGCGGTGCGGGCATGGCCCGCGCGCTGGGCGTGACGCTGTGCGGCGCGGAAGGCCGGGAACTGCCGGATGGCGGCGGGGCGCTGGGGGAACTGTACAGGGTGGACTGCGCGGGGCTTGACACGAGGCTGGCGCAGACGGAGCTGTGGGTCGCGTGCGATGTGGACAACCCCCTGTGCGGGCCGTCGGGCGCGTCACTGGTCTATGGTCCGCAGAAGGGCGCGGACCCGGCCATGGCGGCGCGGCTGGACCGGGCGTTGGCGCGTTTTGCGGCGGTGGTTGAGCGCGACACGGGCATCGTCCTGCGGGACCTGCCCGGCGCGGGCGCGGCGGGCGGTCTGGCGGCGGGGCTGGTGGCCTTCTGCGGGGCGCGGCTCACGCCGGGGGTGGAACTGGTCGCCCGCGAGGCGGGCCTGGAGGGGCATGTGCGGGACGCGGACCTGGTCATCACCGGAGAGGGCTCCCTGGACGGGCAGTCCCTGCGCGGGAAGGTGCCCGTGGGTGTGGCGCGGATTGCGGCGCGGCACGGGGTGCCTGTCATCGCCCTCGCGGGCCGCATTGCGGGTTCTTTGGACGGGCTTTACGCCGAGGGTGTCACGGCGGCTTTTGCCCTGGCGGAGGGACCCATGACGCGGGAGGAGTCCATGCGGGACACCCTGGCGTTGGCGGAGAGGAAGGCGGCCATGATCGCCCGCCTCTGGCGGGCGGCTGGAGTTTCCACATTTTTTGGCGTGATTGAGTGCCCCAAAAGAGACGGTGACATTCAACCAACTCAGCGCAGGAGGCCGGAGTAA